A window of the Lolium perenne isolate Kyuss_39 chromosome 7, Kyuss_2.0, whole genome shotgun sequence genome harbors these coding sequences:
- the LOC127317556 gene encoding probable glucomannan 4-beta-mannosyltransferase 3 isoform X1, protein MAGEGPASAAAELLDGSLLLLLRRWTAWTGGGDLLTAWDAVRAGVVAPALAAASGACLAMSAMLLVEALFMAAASLAGRRPERRYRAEPLGAKDGEDEENGLLGYPMVLVQIPMFNEREVYKLSIGAACGLSWPSDRVIVQVLDDSTDPTVKDLVELECMLWAKKGKNVKYEVRNNRKGYKAGALKEGMLHAYVQQCDFLAVFDADFQPEADFLIRTIPYLARNPQIALVQARWEFVNPNECLMTRIQKMTLDYHFKVEQEAGSTTFAFFGFNGTAGVWRISAIKEAGGWDDRTTVEDMDLAVRAGLKGWKFVYVGDVKVKSELPSSLKAYRRQQHRWTCGAANLFRKTGKEILLTKEVSFWRKLYLLYSFFFVRKVVAHVVPFMLYCVVIPLSVLIPEVTIPAWGVVYIPTAITLLYAIRNPSSIHFIPFWILYENVMSFHRTKATFIGLLEFGSVNEWVVTEKLGNSSKTEPVPQILEKPRCRFWDRWTMSEVLFSVFLFACATYNLVQGPDLYFIYIYLQAITFLIVGTGFCGTSNS, encoded by the exons ATGGCCGGCGAGGGGCCCGCCTCTGCTGCGGCGGAGCTGCTCGACGGGTCTCTGCTTCTGCTGCTGCGGCGGTGGACCGCGTGGACCGGCGGCGGCGACCTGCTGACCGCGTGGGACGCGGTGCGCGCAGGGGTCGTGGCGCCGGCGCTCGCTGCGGCGTCGGGGGCGTGCCTCGCGATGTCGGCCATGCTGCTCGTCGAGGCCCTGTTCATGGCCGCCGCCAGCCTCGCGGGGCGCCGGCCCGAGCGGCGGTACCGGGCGGAACCGCTCGGCGCCAAGGACGGCGAGGACGAGGAGAACGGCCTCCTCGGCTACCCCATGGTGCTCGTCCAAATCCCCATGTTCAACGAGAGGGAG GTGTACAAGCTCTCGATTGGAGCAGCGTGTGGGCTGTCCTGGCCGTCGGATAGGGTCATTGTACAGGTTCTTGACGACTCCACGGATCCAACGGTCAAG GATCTTGTGGAGCTCGAATGCATGCTTTGGGCTAAGAAAGGCAAGAACGTAAAATATGAGGTGAGAAACAATCGCAAAGGATACAAGGCTGGTGCACTGAAAGAGGGGATGCTGCATGCTTATGTTCAACAGTGTGATTTCCTCGCTGTATTTGATGCCGATTTCCAGCCAGAAGCCGACTTCCTCATCAGAACCATCCCATATCTTGCACGCAATCCACAGATTGCTCTTGTTCAAGCACGCTGGGAATTCG TTAATCCTAATGAATGCCTGATGACAAGGATACAGAAGATGACACTAGATTATCACTTTAAAGTAGAGCAGGAAGCAGGCTCAACGACCTTTGCCTTCTTTGGTTTTAATG GAACTGCTGGGGTCTGGAGAATTTCTGCCATCAAGGAAGCTGGGGGCTGGGATGATCGAACCACAGTTGAAGACATGGATTTGGCGGTCAGAGCAGGCCTGAAAGGATGGAAATTTGTCTATGTTGGTGATGTTAAG GTAAAAAGTGAACTACCAAGCAGTCTGAAGGCATATCGTCGCCAGCAACACCGTTGGACATGTGGGGCAGCAAATTTATTCCGCAAGACGGGAAAAGAAATATTGCTTACCAAG GAAGTGTCATTTTGGAGGAAGCTTTATTTGCTATACAGCTTCTTCTTTGTGAGGAAGGTTGTTGCTCATGTGGTACCTTTCATGCTGTACTGTGTAGTGATCCCACTATCGGTGCTAATTCCCGAGGTCACAATTCCTGCATGGGGGGTGGTCTATATTCCCACAGCAATAACCCTTCTATACGCCATTAGAAATCCAAG TTCTATCCACTTCATACCATTCTGGATCCTCTATGAGAATGTCATGTCATTTCACCGAACAAAGGCGACATTTATTGGTTTGCTGGAGTTCGGAAGCGTAAATGAATGGGTGGTCACGGAGAAGCTTGGCAATTCAAGCAAAACAGAGCCCGTACCTCAGATACTCGAAAAGCCTCGCTGCAGGTTTTGGGACAG ATGGACCATGTCGGAAGTTCTGTTCTCCGTGTTCCTTTTCGCTTGTGCAACCTACAACCTGGTACAGGGACCTGACCTCTATTTCATCTACATATATCTACAGGCTATAACATTTCTCATTGTTGGCACTGGTTTCTGCGGAACATCCAACTCATAG
- the LOC127317556 gene encoding probable glucomannan 4-beta-mannosyltransferase 3 isoform X2 — protein sequence MAGEGPASAAAELLDGSLLLLLRRWTAWTGGGDLLTAWDAVRAGVVAPALAAASGACLAMSAMLLVEALFMAAASLAGRRPERRYRAEPLGAKDGEDEENGLLGYPMVLVQIPMFNEREVYKLSIGAACGLSWPSDRVIVQVLDDSTDPTVKDLVELECMLWAKKGKNVKYEVRNNRKGYKAGALKEGMLHAYVQQCDFLAVFDADFQPEADFLIRTIPYLARNPQIALVQARWEFVNPNECLMTRIQKMTLDYHFKVEQEAGSTTFAFFGFNGTAGVWRISAIKEAGGWDDRTTVEDMDLAVRAGLKGWKFVYVGDVKVKSELPSSLKAYRRQQHRWTCGAANLFRKTGKEILLTKEVSFWRKLYLLYSFFFVRKVVAHVVPFMLYCVVIPLSVLIPEVTIPAWGVVYIPTAITLLYAIRNPSSIHFIPFWILYENVMSFHRTKATFIGLLEFGSVNEWVVTEKLGNSSKTEPVPQILEKPRCRFWDRL from the exons ATGGCCGGCGAGGGGCCCGCCTCTGCTGCGGCGGAGCTGCTCGACGGGTCTCTGCTTCTGCTGCTGCGGCGGTGGACCGCGTGGACCGGCGGCGGCGACCTGCTGACCGCGTGGGACGCGGTGCGCGCAGGGGTCGTGGCGCCGGCGCTCGCTGCGGCGTCGGGGGCGTGCCTCGCGATGTCGGCCATGCTGCTCGTCGAGGCCCTGTTCATGGCCGCCGCCAGCCTCGCGGGGCGCCGGCCCGAGCGGCGGTACCGGGCGGAACCGCTCGGCGCCAAGGACGGCGAGGACGAGGAGAACGGCCTCCTCGGCTACCCCATGGTGCTCGTCCAAATCCCCATGTTCAACGAGAGGGAG GTGTACAAGCTCTCGATTGGAGCAGCGTGTGGGCTGTCCTGGCCGTCGGATAGGGTCATTGTACAGGTTCTTGACGACTCCACGGATCCAACGGTCAAG GATCTTGTGGAGCTCGAATGCATGCTTTGGGCTAAGAAAGGCAAGAACGTAAAATATGAGGTGAGAAACAATCGCAAAGGATACAAGGCTGGTGCACTGAAAGAGGGGATGCTGCATGCTTATGTTCAACAGTGTGATTTCCTCGCTGTATTTGATGCCGATTTCCAGCCAGAAGCCGACTTCCTCATCAGAACCATCCCATATCTTGCACGCAATCCACAGATTGCTCTTGTTCAAGCACGCTGGGAATTCG TTAATCCTAATGAATGCCTGATGACAAGGATACAGAAGATGACACTAGATTATCACTTTAAAGTAGAGCAGGAAGCAGGCTCAACGACCTTTGCCTTCTTTGGTTTTAATG GAACTGCTGGGGTCTGGAGAATTTCTGCCATCAAGGAAGCTGGGGGCTGGGATGATCGAACCACAGTTGAAGACATGGATTTGGCGGTCAGAGCAGGCCTGAAAGGATGGAAATTTGTCTATGTTGGTGATGTTAAG GTAAAAAGTGAACTACCAAGCAGTCTGAAGGCATATCGTCGCCAGCAACACCGTTGGACATGTGGGGCAGCAAATTTATTCCGCAAGACGGGAAAAGAAATATTGCTTACCAAG GAAGTGTCATTTTGGAGGAAGCTTTATTTGCTATACAGCTTCTTCTTTGTGAGGAAGGTTGTTGCTCATGTGGTACCTTTCATGCTGTACTGTGTAGTGATCCCACTATCGGTGCTAATTCCCGAGGTCACAATTCCTGCATGGGGGGTGGTCTATATTCCCACAGCAATAACCCTTCTATACGCCATTAGAAATCCAAG TTCTATCCACTTCATACCATTCTGGATCCTCTATGAGAATGTCATGTCATTTCACCGAACAAAGGCGACATTTATTGGTTTGCTGGAGTTCGGAAGCGTAAATGAATGGGTGGTCACGGAGAAGCTTGGCAATTCAAGCAAAACAGAGCCCGTACCTCAGATACTCGAAAAGCCTCGCTGCAGGTTTTGGGACAG GCTATAA